A segment of the Scophthalmus maximus strain ysfricsl-2021 chromosome 11, ASM2237912v1, whole genome shotgun sequence genome:
cataacacTGACACAGAATTGTATGCTTCTAGAAGTCAAAGAGTCAAGAAAAAGCttataaagtgaaaaataaaagttgtttctCCAGCTCGGATAGCATTACAACAAGAGTGTCGTCCTGATGCTCTGGGCTCTGCTGTGTGTGGCGTTTCCAACACGCTGACTGCTTCACACGTAGCAGCTTCCTAATTGAAAATTGACCAGCAACACCATTGCTGTCATAGAGCAACTacaaagcaacagcagtgaaacaagtcctgtccactttgctgctgtaatgcccaaatttccccattgtgggacgaataaaggtatttcttatcttatcttatcttatgtcaaacatgttaaaaatacaccaaatcaaaaaagtcaaatgaaagttCCCACTAAATATCCCATGTCAgagattttgtatttatttagccCATCTCTCTGCACTTCAATAAGCAGCATATTGTTAGATCCCCAAGATTTCCCCTGTACAGGAGGTACTGGACCAGCTCTCCGTTTAAAGGGCCAGATCACTTGACCTGTCGAGTATTACTCCGAAATAGGATTTAACTAAGGACTATGTAAGCTGGTGGCAAGGAGATACTCCTAGCTTCTATCTGCCTACATCCGCACGATTTCAATAACCAATACCAGCTGCGTCTGTTAACTGCAGCTCTCCTCTTAATGATCTTGGCACTTGGTATAGTGCTAGGATGGTTTTAGTGACTTTTAGTCACTATTTGGCAAGAGCAACCTATAAAAACCTCTTTAATATGTTACACAGTAAAATTTCCTAACTTCTTACTatcaaagaaatacatttttaaaaattcaatgtCCGCAACTTCTACTTTAATTgcaatttaaatgtttattgaaATGTTGAAGCGTGGCAAGCAGATAGCTCAATTAGATAAAGATACAAAgatgataaaatacataaaGAGCTGAGGCTATATGTAGATAATGTATCTCTCTTCTTGTCTCGCGATGGATGATCCCGAGGAGCTCAACCGAAGAAGAACCATCCAGAGAACAACCCAGATCTTTCTGTTGCTTCACTATATAAAcctttccactctctctctctcttctctcatcacCTTATAGACACACTGCAtgactttttgtgtgtgtgttgtctgttgtttatCCTGTATACAGAGCATCACATTTGAACCTCAGCTCCTATGGCCCTTTTTTCTCCTAGTTACTTTAAAACATGATTACTATGtaaaacagcagagcagcaaTTGCAGTTACTACATTCATCAACCTTACTGTAGTTCTGAGACATTTTTGCATGATAGTAGATACCAAACAGGACTAgatgaaaatgtccttttcacTTGCACATGTAAGATAGTTTTGCAGAGAGATCTCAACTCAGTTGACAATATTCAGATTACTGGACAAAGGGATGGTCGTTCCAGGAGGGCAGGTTGGAGAGTTTCTCTTCTGTGGCTGGCTCGATGGGCCAACCCCAGGCCTTAAAGAATCCAGCCAGGTTCCTCCCCACAGTCTGGGAGAAAGTCTCAGCGTACAGGTTCATCTTTCTTGCGTTGTCACCGTGAACGTCGCCCATCTTGTGGTAGGCAGCAAACACCTTCTTAAAGGCATCCCAGCCAAACTTCTCCTGGAGCTACATGCAAGAAAACAAGGTAGAGGTAAATGTAAGGGGAAAGCAGTGATGCAGCCTCACTTAGATGAATTTGTTTAGAGACTTTCAGCCTTATATACATTTGTTTGGCGTACTGGGGTGTATGATGATTTGTTTAAATTGTTACTGTAGGGTATAATGTAGACACGTTCTCTCTCACCTGCAAATACGTCTCAAGGGCTATCCACAATTTCCAGTCATCGAGTTTCCTGCCCCCCTTAACATactcctgtgtttgtgtctttcgtTTTTCGTAAGTAAGATCTGGGTGAGCCTGCGTTGAAGAACATGATTGTTAAACAATATAAACCACATGAGCAGCTGAATACTTCTCTTAGCAAAGGATAAAAGGGACAAAGCTTTTCTAGCCACtggtcctgaaaaaaaaattgagaaatgCTCCACCTTTGCCCTGTTGATCCCGAAAACCTCTTCATGCACATACACTGACCAGAGGTTGCATGTGCACTCTGTGGTGTGTGATGGGAACTCccagcagcctctctgctggTTGTGTCCCAGTTCATGGATTGGCCCCCACATGCCATTAATCTTGGCATTTTTATAGTCGACCAGCTCAGCTGCTGAAGCGCTGTGCACCATGATAGGATAGCCTGCATGCATCCAACCTGAGAAGAGGAATaccggaaaaaaatctgaaagttTTATAGAGGCGCTCAAAGGGTTTCATAGCTATGGCTGAGATACACTGTAGGAATTTGCATACAGTCAGAATAACACATGCCTCATTATTATGTGgtgtacaaaacaaaataaaaacttttgtaattttttaacaTCTCCTGCAGATTCTCAACTGTCTAAAGCTAAATACACTCACCAAGGGAAATCTGCACGTCCGCTACAAAGCGTTCTTTGCGTGGAAATTTGTGTGGTATGGCCGCCAGGTCAGCAATGGCCCTCATGATGGTGTTCCAGTGTGCCGCCAACTCATCGGGGCGCTCCAGGTCCCGAATCCCATCCGATggtacagtgatgatgatgttttcaaaCTCCAACTCTGCCCAGGGCGAGGGAGCAGTGCGCAGCGTGGACCACTCGGCTGCTGTTGTCAtgcctgaagaaaaacaaaggtgtgGGTGTATTAAAAACTGAGCTTTGAATTGTAACATGATTATGTAAGGTGTCCCACGCTCAAGAAGATAGATATTTCCGAGGAAACATAGCGCAGTTCCATCCACTACACACTCACCTGATTTGTAATATGGCGCAGGTACTGCCATCTGCACTATGACCTGTAACCCCTCCACCTGTGTGTTGCCCGGGGCCACCAGGTAGATGAGTCCACCCCAGAGGTTCCACACCTGAACCATTTCCGTGGTTATGGGGAATTGTTCATGAACACGTGGTGCTCTCTTCAACTCTGAATggttcagtctgtctgtctgacagccAATCTGGATCTGAGGAAGACAGGGAATGTGGTTTACAGCTTTGTACCTACTTATATCAAGAGTATCACACCTGAACCCTAAGttctcatttgattttctaGGCTTTACCTTCCATCCCTTGTTGATCATCTCTGCAGGTATGGACATGTACGTCTTCATACCAGGAGATAGGTAGAGACCTGTACTGATCCACTCCTCCcatcctaacacacacacacacacacacacacacacacacacacacacacagtagcaaCAATGGTTATACTCcagtatataaaaatacagttcTTTTTATTGACAACAAGGAGTACCACATGGCTCTGTATTAGGTCCAATCttattaaatatcattttataAATAGCCTGTTCATCTGCAACTTTATTTGAATTGTGCATATATTGTATACAACTTGAAATAATGACAAGTTCATGTATTTGTCCATAAGATCAAGGTCTGACCTGCTGTGTTAACATTAATCTTGATCCTGTGGTTTTGGACGAGTGACTTCAAAGGGTTAACCTTGATGAGGTAGGGCAGGAGGGCATCAGGATCTGGGCAAACCTGATATACCTTTGGAGCCACATTGAGGAACAGGTGGTCTTCGGCACTCGACACAGGACAGCTGTCACGCACCttggaagaaaatgaatgatgaatattATAAAAGATTTTGATCTAATATATCGGTGTGTGGTTGACAACTGTAGAGAAATCACCATTGCATCACTTAAGATCTGCAGTATACTGCTCTGGCAAAGCTCAGGTTCACAAGCGGTCAAAAAGGCTTTCTGCTACACTACTGGAACATTCTACAAAGAGTTCACTTTGTCAACTCACCTGTGGCATGCCCGACCTCATTAAGATATCAGTGAGGGTGGACAGAATCTGCACATAGGAGTAGCAGTCATGGGCCTTCAGGTTCAAGTAGGTACAACAGTCCACGCTCAGCCTTTCAAGGCATTCCTCCTCATGCTTAGTAAGTTCTTCGCCCTTGGTCACATGCTCAGCAAAGCGGCGCAGAAGGTGGCGGAAGTGGTAGGTGTCTTGGACGGCCTGGCTTGGTACAGGGGCCTTGTATACACCTCCTCTGATTGTTGATCCCAACAGGCTCACGCCCATTTTGTTCAGGATCTTGTTCCCTGAAAGATATTGGAAAAAATCTGACTTGATCATGGCTTATTTTGTTATTAGCGTTAGGACTGGATTCAAGTGGGTGGGATATTAGAATATGTGTCACAATATCATTATCATGAACTAAGCAGGTGGTGCATTGTCATACCTGCAAAGTCTTTCAATGTGTTTTGCCCAGAGTGGGTCTGTGCCCAGTACCAGGCATGTCCACCGATCAGCaggcctcctccctctgccacGAAGTTCTGGATTTCCTCCATGTGATCAGTGCTGTACgctgtacacacaaacacactcaggtCTTTCCTGAAGTTTGTCTTCTCACACTGTAACCCTGACTCGCTGAGAACTTTCATGGCATGATCAGGCAATACACCGATGACCCCACGTCGGCCTTCATCCAACCAGTGAATGGCATTGTTCCAAAACTGGGCCATTGGCTGTAATCAAAACAGAGGCAGTAGTTAATTATTTAAATGGTTTGACAGATTATGACACTCGTTATTTAGCACAATCTAGACAGTCAACTGCTGTCAGAAGTTAACATGTGACAAGATTAATATGGAAAgtattcatatactgtatgctgtCTTAAAGAGATAATACAGTGtttatattatcattttatGCATAGACTAAATGAGAAAATTCACATTGTGTGCTCAGTTTAACATTTGAAGGCAGAAATTGTAAGAAGACCAATCGAAGAGAAAGTAGACTCTACCTCTGATCCAATAAATTCTTCATGCGAAATCACTATGACTCGACCCAGTCCATAGTAGGCTCCTGCCAGAAATGTCTGTCCATGGTCTGTGGTCCCAATAGGAAAAGCCAGAGGACCATGGACCAGGAGGTCAGAAAACACTGATTCACCCTGGATGTCAAACTCTGAAACTCCCTGGAGTAAGAACTTCAAGTCATCCTCAAAATCCTTGCCGATTCTATATTTGAAGAAGAGGAGCGGTAAAGAGATATGAGAGTTACAGTGAATTATAGAAATATAGCAAAGAATAAGTGtaacacactttttaaaaagaaattcttAACCAGGATTGTTCAAAGGCAGGTTTTACTTCTGTatgatggaaacaaaaacaatatggaAATAACAGagaaaattttttttaatcattatttgtTGACATGCAGTGAAGGCTACAACGAAGATCTAGAACAGTGCAGTTATCTGGCGAGCATCTATTATTCTGACgattgattattttatcttaatAATGTACTAATGTACAATTTactatgaattattatttttttctgatgtgatTCCTTACACTCGTcataataaattcaaaataataactGAAGCCAATGGATTCATTAACAAAGTGAATATATCAATACTCTGTCAAATGTGTTGAAACAAATTtcagaattaaataaaataagtgtCACTTTGCAAATAATCAATAAAGGAGAGGTGTAGTATTCACTCACACTACCGCCTTCCAGGAGGTTGGGATTTGAGGATAGACAGGCAGGTACTCTGCCTCACCATAACGATCAGAGAAGTAGATCCCTGCCACACCAGAAACCTTGTTCCCTTCAAACTGAAGCAGCGTGTTCTTCTTAGGGTGATTGTGGGCCCAGTTCCACGCCTGACCTGCTATTAgcactcctcctccacctttcaGAAATGCCACCAGGTCCTTCGGGTCTGCACCCACACTGTAGGCATCTGTCACATACACGCCTACACCGGGACCGTCACTAACAGCCCCCACCACTTTGGCTTGGAAGCTGGATTTGCTGAGGTTATCAGCGACTGCCGTGACATTCTTCTGGACCCCCACTGACAGGTTGTCGGATCCATCGCCTCTCAGCCAGGTGAGAGCGTTCTCCACGAGAGCCGGGAAGGCCGTCAGGTAGGTCTCATGACCCAGAGCTACAATCCTCCCACTGCCGTACAGAGACGCAGCCATCAGGACCTGGCCTCGGCTGTTCATTGCCAAAGGAAAGGCGTGGTCTCCAATCAGAACCAGGTCGCTGGGAACACTGGTGCCACGGAGATCCAACTCTCTCAAGCCACTCATCAGCGACATGTAGGCGCCGTCATGGGTGTTTTGGGCGGGTTGGTAAGACATGGTGAGAATGAGTGATGCTGTGAAAATAGATGAAGAGGGCAGAGGGCAGGAAGTtagacaaaaaaagtaaatttagATAGAAGTTATTAAGGTCAAACAGTTACACCTTGCATCAGGCCTTCCTATggggaaaagacagagggaaataaaagattACAACAAAGGTAAATTGTCATTGtacaacaaaagcacaaaattaCTTTTTATACCTGAAAGTGAGGTTTTCTTCTGCTTGTTTTCCAGACAGGCACTCTCCCACTTACAGCGATATCTGACAGGACAGATGAGACAGTATATATgagagcaagaagaaaaaaggagtgcGTATTAACAGGAAAGAGGTGGGACATCAGTGGATATGACTCAGTGGCAAACTGCCGGGCGACAATGGACGATTTTCAAGATAACTCTGTTTTAGAATGCACAGCTCTCCTCCCCAAAAATCTGAAACCCGTGCAACCAGCTGCCGAAAGTATGTAAAACACACTGGCTGTGTAATGTCACATTTGAGCGGCGGTCACATTGGGTCttgttctgttttgtatttgaggGGGAGTCTCTTTTTAGTTCGGGGATGTTTCAGACCGTTCACAGTTTGACCACGCAAAGTTGTTCCCGTTTTTAAAcaattgattaaaaatacatttatgaagCTGTTTGTGATATGATCGCATCAATCTAATGTTTTTTCAGCATTAATGCCCCCGAGGAGAAGCTTGTCCTACAGAATAGAGCAGCGGAGGACAACAGTGCAAATCGATCATGTTACTTTATACATCAATGCAGACTACTTTACTGGGTTAGTCAAATTTtaacacttattattattattcaagcTGTATGGTATCAATCACTTAAAGAAACTTTGTGATGACAGGCCACCTTcaaccccctctctctcacccacacacacacacacacacacacacacacacacacacaaacacacacacacaccctgctccCTCTGGTGCACAAGTAAATAATGCAAGTGCTCTTAAGCCCTGTCTGTCAATAATCTGCATTAGGGAACTATAAACATGATCTATCACACATCTCTCTGCACCCAGATTTAAGAATCATGTATACAAGAATCATTTATATTACATTAGACCAAgctaacaaaaaataaaacagcatagACATACACATGCAGGCTAGTTTATTGTAAAAGTTAATCGTTAAGATCTGAAGTATTGTACGTGTGCGTCTgggtatgtatgtgtgtgtgtgtgtgtatgtgcgtgtgtgtttgtgtgtgtgagagagcttgCAGTCTGCAGCATCTTACGTAATAACAACCATCGAGTGAAGTCATACACAAAAATGCTTCCccatattattttcatgatcattGTGTGGGAGCTTAGCCTCCTATCAGCACCGCCTATATGCATATCAATGTCGACAGTGAACGTCTttcaaaacatctttatttacatATCAGTTCACATGTCCAATCGACTGAACAGTTATCTCTAGAGCTTAAAAATAGGACTGACCAACGCAAAGTGTGTCGACAGCCTgaaattaaaaggttttttgttccagggttttctaagtaattagtgtcaaaacatacagtaaataatttttttttctgaagagagactgaactatgaatttcaaaatatagtggaggttctctgagggccctctcATTTCTTACGAAAGGCGGAAAAAGGTTTCGTCCGCCCAGCATGACTCAAcatgagaatctgtcagctaatctactgaccagCTCCTACACCAGTAGGAATTAGttagttactattagaacacacacagtatcataaatgaatccTGCTCACCCCCCCCGATAAATAGGCTTAATTAGATAAGAACGTATGACACCAACCACCGCATTACTGTGTACTCACAAATTCACAACGTTTAATCATAAAGGTGATGAATTAATGTATACAATATATTAAAATCAACTTGTATAGTgcacaaataaatatatgagCAATAATAAAATTACATATCCAGAAAAGACCAATTGTCCATGTTTGATAAACGGGCTAAGGCTTTTCACTGATGGCAAAATGTGCAGCTGAGTGACAAACCTCACTGTATAGTTTTTAGAAACAATATtaggaggtttacatttttttaaataattttgattGTTAATGATTCAAACTAATCACTTAACATGTTcagagagacattttaataaagtcAGAATGACTCAGCCATTATTAGACACTGAAAGATCTCATTTGTCATATTAAAACCCAGTGTGAGCGAAGGACATTCATGTTTCTTACTTATTCTCACAAGAATAAACAGAATTTCAAAAGCTGTAAATATCTGGTCGGCTATGTAACTTCTGTCGTTTAACTTATTACAAGaaatttgacttaaaaaaattcGCCAAGAGCCCTCAAAAGAAAACCAAGTCAGTTAATTGAATTTCCCACTAAATACAAAATGTGCGAAATGTTAATGGAACTCATCTCTCTGCACTTCAATCAGCAGCATACTGAAGGTCAGTCATACTGGACCAAGGGATGGTCGTTCCAGGAGGGCAGGTTGGAGAGTTTCTCCTCTGTGCCAGTTTCGATGGGCCAACCCCAGGCCTTAAAGAATCCAGCCAGGTTCATCCCCACAGTCTGGGAGAAAGTCTCAGCGTACAGGTTCATCTTTCTTGCATTGTCACCGTGAACGTCGCCCATCTTGTGGTAGGCAGCAAACACCTTCTTAAAGGCATCCCAGCCAAACTTCTCCTGGAGCTACATGCAAGAAAACAAGGTAGAGGTAAATGTAAGGGGAAAGCAGTGATGCTGCCTTACTTAGATGAATTTGTTCAAAGACTTTTAATCTAATATACATTTGTTTGGCCTACTGGGGTTTAtggttttgtttaaaatgttactGTAGGGTATAATGAAGACACGTTCTCTCTTACCTGCAAATACGTCTCAAGGGCCATCCACATGTGCCAGCCGCCGAGTTTCCTGCCCCCCTTAACATACTCCCGTGTTCGTGTCTTTCGATCTTCATAAGAAATAGCTGGGTGAGCCTGCGTTGAAGAACACAATTGTTAAACAATATAAACCACATGAGCAGCTGAGTACCTCTCTTAGCAAAGGGTCAAAGGGACAATGCTTTTCTAGCCACTGGTCctgataacattttttaaaatactccACCTTTGCCCTGTTGATCCCGAAAACCTCTTCATGCACATACACTGACCAGAGGTTGCATGTGCACTCTGTGGTGTGTGATGGGAACTCccagcagcctctctgctggTTGTGTCCCAGCTCATGGATTGGCCCCCACAGGCCATGAATCTTGGCATGCTTATAGTCCACCAGCTCAGCTGCTGAAGCGCTGTGCACCATGATAGGATAGCCTGCATGCATCCAACCTGAGAAGAGGAATATCGGAAAAAATCCAACAGTTTTATAGTGGCGCTCAAAGGGTTTCATAGCTATGGTTGAGATACATTGTAGGACTTCCAGTCAGAGTAAGACACGCCTCATTAGTTTGCtaaaacaactgtttttaacCCTTTAAACCCTTAAACCCTCCATCTCCAAGGGATTCTCGATGGGACAAGCGTGTATGAAACAGTCGTTTACAAAAAGCCTTGGGACTCACCATTGGAAATCTGCACGTCCGCTACAAAACGTTCTTTGCGTGGAAATTTGTGTGGTATGACCGCCAGGTCAGCAATGGCCCTCATGATGGTGTTCCAGTGTGCCGCCAACTCATCGGGGCGCTCCAGGTTCCCAATCACATCCGACggtacagtgatgatgatgttttcaaaCTCCAACTCTGCCCAGGGCGAGGGAGCAGTGCGCAGCAAGGACCACTCGGCTAATGTTGTCAcacctgcagaaaaacaaaggggtGGGTGTATTAAAAACTGAGCTTTGAATTATCGCGTAATTACTATGCAAAATTCCCGCATGCTAGGAAGAGTTAGGAACGTGTCTTGTCAAGAAGACATCTACAGGAAAACATCTATACAGTGAGCCAAGTTCTAGGTCCATACAACTGTAAATCTCccgtaaaacaataaaagaattATACAAACAGGTCCAAGAAAAACTGGTGCTcgatatataattttatttctcCATGCAGTCCTTTGTGGGGTATAGGCTAAGTATGAGCATCAATTATGTTCTATGGCCACGTAACGACGCTGCATTGAAATCCTCATTGATATATTAAACTGTGTGTTGTTCTGGTTCTTGAATATCCATGGTTACAAGATACACAATCCACACATTAACTGGTCTGCAGGAAAATAACTAGTTGGAGTGTTTCTAAGCCTCATGCTTGTTGACGGGTCTTTCCCCAGCAGATGGAGCCAAAGCTCCAGCTAATACCAAATCTGAACTACCTGACCTCTACTTCCGTCCAGACaagtatcattattattataagtaatTAGTCAAATTAAAGGTAAATCCTTGCATCCAATCAAAGACCATATGGTTGTGAAATTGATCACTTGCCTGGTGCACCATTGCCTTTAAGTAAGTTACAATCATTCCCACCCCAAATCCACGGCCATGGATAGAGCATATCTATTTGATCTATTTCTCAAACAGACGTTAACATCAGCAAATGCATAGCGCAGTTCCACCCACCACTCACTCACCAAATTTGTAATATGGCGCAGGTACTGCCATCTGCACTATGACCTGCAACCCCTCCAGTTGTGTGTTGCCCGGGGCCACCAGGTAGATGAGTCCACCCCAGAGGTTCCACACCTGAACCATTTCTGTGGTTATGGGGAATTGTTCATGAACACATTGCGCTCTCTTCAACTCTGAATGGTTCAGTCTGTCGGTTTGACAGCCAATCTGGATCTGAGGAAGACAGGGAATGTGGTTTTGAAGCTTTTAAAACATGGACAGGTGGACAGCTTTGTAGGATAAGTGTTAATTATTTGTTAGGGGGATTTCTTTTTGAATCCAAAATCCATCACATTAATTTCAGCTTTGTACCTACTTGTATCAGCAGTATCACACCTGAGCTCATTCACCCTAATATAGTATTTGATTTTGTGAACTGTACCTTCCATCCCTTGTTGACCATCTCTGCAGGTATGGCCATGTACGTCTTCATACCGGGAGAGAGGTAGAGACCTGTACTGATCCACTCCcatcctaacacacacacacacacacacacggctcaaTACTAGGTCTACATTTATTCACTATTTAGATGAATTTTCTTGGTAAGAACATGTCAGATAataactttcatttttatacTGATGACACTTATATACTGCTGTGTGCCAGCTCTTATAGAGGTCATTGAATACTTGCAATATGATTTTATTGTTGCCCTGCTTTagttgaaatgttattttgaatACAGATAAGACCGAACTGCCTAGCTCTAGGAATAACCCCTTCAGTGATTTCTCTTGAAGGAAGTTAATATAGAGTTTGTTAACAAACACAAGTTTATATATTTGCCCACAACAATGAGTTCTGACCTTTTGTGTTAACATCAATCGGGATCCTGTGGTTATAGACAACTGCCATCAACGGATTATTCTTGATGAGGTAGGGCAGGAGGGCATCAGGATTTGGGCAGACCTTATAAACCTCTGTAGCCACATTGAGGAGCAGGTGATCTTTAGGACTCTTCACAGGACAGCTGTCGCACACCTTGAAACAAAAGGAATAATGAATATTCTATACTATACTATAGTGCTTCATTGGTAAACCAGAGTTTCACAAAAAACAGGAGCTGAAAAGGTATTTTATTCTGTCAACTCACCTGTGGCATGCCCGACCTCATTAAGATATCAGTGAGTGTGGACAGAATCTGCACATAAGAGGAGCAGTCATGGGCCTTCAGGTTCAAGTAGGTGGAACAGTCCCCGCCCAGCTTTTTAAGGCATTCCTCCTCATGCTTAGTAAGTTCTTCGCCCTTGGTCACATGCTCAGCAAAGCGGTGCAGAAGGTGGCGGAAGTGGTAGGTGTCTTTCATGGCCTGGCTTGGTACAGGGGCCTTGTATAGACCTCCTCCGATTGTTGATCCCAACAGGCTCAAGCCCATTTTGTTCAGGATCTTGTTCCCTGAAAACATTGGAGAAGATTTTACTTGATCATCTGGGTTATATTGCTATTGTGGTTAGGACTTGATTCAAGTGGGTGGTATAAAAGAATACGTGTCACAATATCATTATCATGAACTAAGCAGGTGGTGCATTGTCATACCTGCAAAATCTTTTAATGGGTTTTGCCCACAGTGGGTCTGTGCCCAGTACCAGGCATGTCCACCGATCAGCaggcctcctccctctgccacGAAGTTCTGGATTTCCTCCATGTGATCACTGCTGTACgctgtacacacaaacacactcaggtCTTTCCTGAAGTTTGTCTTCTCACACTGTAACCCTGACTCGCTGAGAACTTTCATGGCATGATCAGGCAATACACCAATGACCCCACGTCGGCCTTCATCCAACCAGTGAATGGCATTGTTCCAAAACTGGGCCATTGGCTGTAATCAAAACAGAGGCAGTAGttaattatttaaatagtttGACAGATTATCAGACTCGTTATCTAAAACACTCTAGTCAGCCAACTGCTGGTGGCCAGAAGTTaatgttacaaaataaatatggaaaatattcaTGTATAATGTCTTAAAGAGATTGTACTATTTTGACATGACAATTTAATACAATTCTATACCTAGACTAGATGAAAAAGTTCTCATAATGTGCTTGATTTGACAGTTGAAAGTACAAATTGTAAGACAAATTAAAGAGAAAGTAGACTCTACCTCTGATCCAATAAATCCTTCATGTGAAATCACTATGACCCGTCCCTGTCCGTAATAGGCTCCTGCCAGAAACGTCTGTCCATGGTCTGTGGTCCCAATGGGAAAAGCC
Coding sequences within it:
- the zgc:162193 gene encoding TRPM8 channel-associated factor homolog, whose translation is MSYQPAQNTHDGAYMSLMSGLRELDLRGTSVPSDLVLIGDHAFPLAMNSRGQVLMAASLYGSGRIVALGHETYLTAFPALVENALTWLRGDGSDNLSVGVQKNVTAVADNLSKSSFQAKVVGAVSDGPGVGVYVTDAYSVGADPKDLVAFLKGGGGVLIAGQAWNWAHNHPKKNTLLQFEGNKVSGVAGIYFSDRYGEAEYLPVYPQIPTSWKAVVIGKDFEDDLKFLLQGVSEFDIQGESVFSDLLVHGPLAFPIGTTDHGQTFLAGAYYGLGRVIVISHEEFIGSEPMAQFWNNAIHWLDEGRRGVIGVLPDHAMKVLSESGLQCEKTNFRKDLSVFVCTAYSTDHMEEIQNFVAEGGGLLIGGHAWYWAQTHSGQNTLKDFAGNKILNKMGVSLLGSTIRGGVYKAPVPSQAVQDTYHFRHLLRRFAEHVTKGEELTKHEEECLERLSVDCCTYLNLKAHDCYSYVQILSTLTDILMRSGMPQVRDSCPVSSAEDHLFLNVAPKVYQVCPDPDALLPYLIKVNPLKSLVQNHRIKINVNTAGWEEWISTGLYLSPGMKTYMSIPAEMINKGWKIQIGCQTDRLNHSELKRAPRVHEQFPITTEMVQVWNLWGGLIYLVAPGNTQVEGLQVIVQMAVPAPYYKSGMTTAAEWSTLRTAPSPWAELEFENIIITVPSDGIRDLERPDELAAHWNTIMRAIADLAAIPHKFPRKERFVADVQISLGWMHAGYPIMVHSASAAELVDYKNAKINGMWGPIHELGHNQQRGCWEFPSHTTECTCNLWSVYVHEEVFGINRAKAHPDLTYEKRKTQTQEYVKGGRKLDDWKLWIALETYLQLQEKFGWDAFKKVFAAYHKMGDVHGDNARKMNLYAETFSQTVGRNLAGFFKAWGWPIEPATEEKLSNLPSWNDHPFVQ
- the LOC118295555 gene encoding TRPM8 channel-associated factor homolog; this translates as MSYQPAQNHHEGAYMSLMRGLRELDLRGPCVPSDLVLIGDHAFPLAMNSRGQVLMAASLYGSGRIVALGHEAYLTAFPALVENALTWLRGDGSDNLSVGVQKNVMAVADNLSKSSFQAKVVGAFSDGPGVGVYVTDAYSVGADPKDLVAFLKGGGGVLIAGQAWNWAKSHPKQNTLLQFEGNKVSGVAGIYFSDHYGEAEYLPVYPQIPTSWMAVVIGKDFEDDLEFLLQGVSEFDIQGGAIFSELLVHGPLAFPIGTTDHGQTFLAGAYYGQGRVIVISHEGFIGSEPMAQFWNNAIHWLDEGRRGVIGVLPDHAMKVLSESGLQCEKTNFRKDLSVFVCTAYSSDHMEEIQNFVAEGGGLLIGGHAWYWAQTHCGQNPLKDFAGNKILNKMGLSLLGSTIGGGLYKAPVPSQAMKDTYHFRHLLHRFAEHVTKGEELTKHEEECLKKLGGDCSTYLNLKAHDCSSYVQILSTLTDILMRSGMPQVCDSCPVKSPKDHLLLNVATEVYKVCPNPDALLPYLIKNNPLMAVVYNHRIPIDVNTKGWEWISTGLYLSPGMKTYMAIPAEMVNKGWKIQIGCQTDRLNHSELKRAQCVHEQFPITTEMVQVWNLWGGLIYLVAPGNTQLEGLQVIVQMAVPAPYYKFGVTTLAEWSLLRTAPSPWAELEFENIIITVPSDVIGNLERPDELAAHWNTIMRAIADLAVIPHKFPRKERFVADVQISNGWMHAGYPIMVHSASAAELVDYKHAKIHGLWGPIHELGHNQQRGCWEFPSHTTECTCNLWSVYVHEEVFGINRAKAHPAISYEDRKTRTREYVKGGRKLGGWHMWMALETYLQLQEKFGWDAFKKVFAAYHKMGDVHGDNARKMNLYAETFSQTVGMNLAGFFKAWGWPIETGTEEKLSNLPSWNDHPLVQYD